The proteins below are encoded in one region of Brachyspira intermedia PWS/A:
- a CDS encoding 1-propanol dehydrogenase PduQ produces the protein MIEFILNTKIISGHNALLELDFSKFKRVSIFTDNNMLKIGACDSTIELMKKNNIDYEIFSDIEPDPSFEIVIKCLSKILTFESDTIIAIGGGSVIDTAKSVIYFALEINKRMPSGLKKPFFIAVPTTSGTGSEVTSYAVITDKENHQKVPLLSNKMLPDIALLDSQFTLTVPPRITAETGMDVMTHAFESYVSVNSSPFTMPYSEYAIIGVFNNISKAVHDGKDVKARIAMHELSCTAGIAFNNAGLGLIHAMAHALGGRFRQPHGRANAILMPYVIEYNAKHCKKSAAKYAKIISLLNVKNIDDDITASKILKALILELNKTIGINEKITDYGVDKTEFENAIDEMASHALKDVCILTNPVKPSLEDVKNLYRNLI, from the coding sequence ATGATAGAATTCATATTAAATACAAAAATAATATCTGGTCATAACGCTTTATTAGAATTAGACTTTTCAAAATTTAAAAGAGTTTCTATTTTTACAGATAATAATATGCTTAAAATTGGAGCTTGTGATTCAACTATAGAATTAATGAAAAAAAATAATATTGATTATGAAATTTTTTCGGATATAGAACCTGATCCTAGCTTTGAAATAGTTATAAAATGCTTGAGTAAAATTTTAACATTTGAATCTGATACTATAATAGCCATAGGAGGCGGTTCTGTAATAGACACTGCTAAATCTGTTATATATTTTGCTTTGGAAATAAATAAAAGAATGCCAAGCGGTTTAAAAAAGCCTTTTTTCATAGCAGTTCCAACTACAAGCGGTACAGGTTCTGAAGTTACTTCATATGCTGTAATCACTGATAAAGAAAATCATCAGAAAGTTCCTCTGCTTTCAAATAAAATGCTTCCTGATATAGCTTTATTAGATTCTCAATTTACTTTGACTGTACCTCCTAGAATAACCGCTGAAACAGGAATGGATGTTATGACTCATGCCTTTGAGTCTTATGTATCTGTTAATTCAAGCCCATTTACTATGCCTTATAGTGAATATGCTATAATAGGTGTTTTTAATAATATTTCAAAAGCCGTTCATGATGGAAAAGATGTTAAAGCTAGAATAGCTATGCATGAACTATCTTGTACTGCAGGAATAGCTTTTAATAATGCAGGCTTAGGTTTAATACATGCTATGGCTCATGCTTTAGGAGGAAGATTCAGGCAGCCTCATGGAAGAGCCAATGCTATATTAATGCCTTATGTTATAGAATATAATGCTAAGCACTGTAAAAAATCTGCTGCTAAATATGCAAAAATTATAAGCCTATTAAATGTTAAAAATATAGATGATGATATCACTGCAAGTAAAATATTAAAAGCTCTTATTTTAGAATTAAATAAAACAATAGGAATAAATGAAAAAATAACAGACTATGGCGTAGATAAAACAGAATTTGAAAATGCAATAGATGAAATGGCTTCACATGCTCTTAAAGATGTATGTATATTAACTAATCCTGTTAAGCCTAGTTTGGAAGATGTAAAAAATCTATATAGAAATCTTATTTAA
- a CDS encoding AI-2E family transporter → MIRDIINPIILFLILIAALIPFWKYIWAKTSIVLILALFTLWVIKEAGYLVAPFIWGIFIAYMFDPLITKMQKKIPRIVGVLLIYIPLLILAIIFVIFILPRTIEQVEIIFKTLPQYVDKIYSSISDMLITLSEKLNRTVGKSFDINLEIDSKAINDFLFGNSGVITLMYRKIIDFRFQNINSITTIFSIIFSYFVILPFVTFYLMLDFQNIKERIIKIIPMRWQSSVSNIIKNSNYIINSYVVGMTILAVSFFIISYIMLSVTNTKYAFILALLRGLLNYIPFIGPFAAFLSALFIGIITEPVWWHGALKMCIIYGIIQILDSGIMAPKILGKSVKIHPIAVMFSTIIGGVLFGFLGVLFAVPFCGIIIITIKNFFNKYYHSKFYTLTKRGE, encoded by the coding sequence TTGATTAGAGATATAATAAACCCTATTATATTATTTCTTATACTTATAGCAGCCCTAATACCTTTTTGGAAATATATATGGGCTAAAACCTCAATAGTATTAATATTAGCCCTATTTACATTATGGGTCATTAAAGAGGCTGGATATTTGGTTGCACCATTCATTTGGGGTATATTCATTGCATATATGTTTGATCCTTTAATAACAAAGATGCAGAAAAAAATTCCTAGAATAGTAGGCGTATTGTTAATATATATACCATTATTAATATTAGCTATAATATTCGTTATATTTATACTTCCTAGAACTATAGAACAAGTTGAGATAATATTCAAAACATTACCGCAATATGTAGACAAAATATACAGTTCCATATCTGATATGCTTATAACATTATCAGAAAAATTAAATAGAACTGTAGGAAAAAGTTTTGATATCAATTTAGAAATAGATTCAAAAGCTATAAATGATTTTTTATTTGGAAATAGCGGTGTTATAACATTAATGTACAGAAAAATTATAGATTTTAGATTTCAAAATATTAACAGCATAACAACAATATTTAGTATAATATTTTCATATTTTGTAATACTTCCATTTGTTACTTTTTATTTAATGCTGGACTTTCAAAATATTAAAGAAAGAATCATTAAAATAATTCCTATGAGATGGCAAAGCTCTGTAAGTAATATAATAAAAAATTCAAATTATATTATAAATAGTTATGTTGTTGGAATGACTATATTAGCAGTATCATTTTTTATAATAAGTTATATAATGCTATCTGTAACAAATACTAAATATGCTTTTATATTAGCTTTACTAAGAGGATTATTAAATTACATACCATTTATAGGACCATTTGCTGCATTTCTATCAGCATTATTTATAGGTATAATTACAGAACCTGTATGGTGGCATGGTGCTTTAAAAATGTGTATAATATATGGTATTATACAAATATTGGATTCAGGAATAATGGCTCCTAAGATATTAGGAAAATCAGTAAAGATACACCCTATAGCTGTTATGTTCAGTACTATTATAGGAGGAGTGCTTTTTGGCTTCTTGGGTGTATTATTTGCTGTTCCTTTCTGCGGAATTATTATTATAACTATAAAAAACTTTTTTAATAAATATTATCATTCAAAATTTTATACTTTAACGAAAAGAGGCGAATAA
- a CDS encoding BMC domain-containing protein, with product MENLNLSIGIIETTGYIATISALDTLLNASNVIVIDKELIGAGIVVIIIAGSISNIKEAIKSAEMAVEKLNAKCRHTIIARPHNDIWSIIP from the coding sequence ATGGAAAATTTAAATTTATCTATTGGAATAATAGAGACTACAGGATATATTGCCACAATTAGTGCTTTGGATACTTTGTTAAATGCATCTAATGTGATAGTTATAGATAAAGAGCTTATAGGTGCTGGAATAGTTGTTATCATTATAGCAGGCAGTATATCTAACATTAAAGAGGCTATAAAAAGTGCTGAAATGGCTGTAGAAAAGTTAAATGCTAAATGCAGACATACTATCATTGCTAGGCCTCATAATGATATATGGAGTATCATACCTTAA
- a CDS encoding SRPBCC family protein, protein MLVYLVPIFIILPLFLMAIMIFLPTFIGKRIPPAFSKEKTQIFNIKRNELYNLLIDYENYPVWLKYISIVRTEKLDNDKIKIMQTYSNRRTYQELIEVRRIENSEISMVKTENEFTALWTYILEDAENDRTRLTIKETMYVYHPYLRFMLKYVLIDENGKNDFFRRVRSFINKK, encoded by the coding sequence ATGTTAGTTTACTTAGTACCTATATTTATAATACTTCCATTATTTCTAATGGCTATTATGATATTTTTACCAACTTTTATAGGAAAGAGAATACCTCCTGCATTCTCAAAAGAAAAAACTCAAATATTTAATATTAAAAGAAATGAATTATATAATTTGCTTATAGATTATGAAAACTACCCTGTTTGGTTAAAATATATATCAATAGTTCGCACTGAAAAACTAGATAACGATAAAATAAAAATAATGCAGACATATTCAAATAGAAGAACATATCAGGAATTAATAGAAGTAAGAAGAATAGAGAACAGCGAAATATCTATGGTAAAAACAGAAAATGAATTTACGGCTTTATGGACATATATATTAGAAGATGCAGAAAATGACAGAACAAGACTCACAATAAAAGAAACTATGTATGTATATCATCCATATTTGAGATTCATGCTTAAATATGTACTTATAGATGAAAATGGTAAAAATGACTTTTTCAGAAGAGTAAGAAGTTTTATAAACAAAAAATAA
- a CDS encoding cupin domain-containing protein — MEDMKNIESIVNKVVCDLLNTGTASGYKLDDSNTHKKTLVKKSISDIDSNKKKYEDNSYVTDVFNEYERCHLKCLLMELDNTDMQCVLGYDEIYFVLEGTLIINYEGRKIEAKSGEIVSVFKGDAITFSTPFYTKFLRIINPK; from the coding sequence ATGGAAGATATGAAAAATATTGAATCTATTGTAAATAAAGTTGTTTGCGATTTGTTGAATACAGGTACTGCTTCAGGATATAAATTGGATGATTCAAATACACATAAAAAAACATTAGTGAAAAAATCAATCTCTGATATAGATTCTAATAAAAAGAAATACGAAGATAATTCTTATGTAACTGATGTTTTTAATGAGTATGAGAGATGTCATTTAAAATGCTTGTTAATGGAATTGGATAATACAGATATGCAATGTGTTCTTGGATATGATGAAATTTATTTTGTTTTGGAAGGAACTCTTATTATTAATTATGAAGGAAGAAAAATTGAGGCTAAAAGCGGTGAGATTGTATCTGTGTTTAAGGGAGATGCTATAACTTTCTCTACTCCTTTTTATACTAAATTTTTAAGAATTATTAATCCAAAATAA
- a CDS encoding TonB-dependent receptor plug domain-containing protein: protein MKKLNIYFTALFIITAIFFNHQNINAQTYLIRELKGGIWVTSQVEITNAVQTNQTNNAAAPNIPKTPIKINNNVITSEEIERRGYKNAQEVLANQPGFVNKGSYMGNETVEPAGGSADNMKIYVNGVLMNTAKGNADAGVDLRRIPSNLIEKIEIIGNSIYITTKTPVEDILLISLGYGAYNTITPSILFSKNFDNKHIVTFTADSYYTDGDYYYDFSNQAGKPIIGYLNDNKQLIINSSLDYRYNFENKDYLRAFVNISYSDAVSKYKLPPDNTTDSWFKFTTLTSSISYNGFSDILDYNVNLSYVFDSFVDRPYYQYGKPISDYQSHGISLNANISRMDELLPNTITLYNKLTPEYRYDFLMEDKNAVETNYNFIPQRHSLSLLYEPQLSFGYWDNNTPIFSLLPSIKYEFQHEDFENNRNNNYLAYTVGFNLNFYKGYSLYFSYSHDYSVPTFNDLFYNNFGNPNLKPEEYNQIYTKLTLEPITNLKIETSYAYTVYTNKIVWYSTIPQNVDSAISHIVTPSIEYSIPFAQYHKIKTKIGYSYQLAYMGKDKLPKIGLPEHVVTALLGYDFVPKNKVLSSLSLNIYYTYSTPRPLSEYKPIYYSEVFHDFNISFYSIWFEHLIFSMHFKNILNRTPILSTYSIAKPFTWEFEIGYNF, encoded by the coding sequence ATGAAAAAACTAAATATTTACTTCACAGCATTATTTATTATAACAGCAATATTTTTTAATCATCAAAACATCAATGCACAAACTTACCTTATAAGAGAACTTAAAGGCGGTATTTGGGTTACTTCTCAAGTTGAAATTACTAATGCAGTTCAGACTAATCAAACCAATAATGCAGCTGCTCCAAATATTCCTAAAACTCCTATAAAAATTAATAATAATGTAATAACATCTGAAGAAATTGAAAGAAGAGGATATAAAAATGCTCAGGAAGTATTAGCCAATCAGCCCGGATTCGTCAATAAAGGTTCTTATATGGGTAATGAAACAGTTGAACCTGCAGGCGGAAGTGCCGACAACATGAAAATATATGTTAATGGCGTGCTTATGAATACAGCTAAAGGAAATGCTGATGCAGGTGTTGATTTAAGAAGAATACCTTCAAACTTGATAGAAAAAATTGAAATTATAGGAAACTCTATTTATATAACTACTAAAACACCAGTAGAAGATATTTTATTAATATCATTGGGTTATGGTGCATATAATACTATTACGCCATCAATACTCTTCTCTAAAAATTTTGACAACAAACATATTGTAACTTTTACAGCAGATTCTTATTATACTGACGGAGATTATTATTATGATTTCTCAAACCAAGCAGGAAAACCTATAATAGGATATCTTAATGATAATAAACAACTTATTATAAACTCATCATTAGATTATAGATATAATTTTGAAAATAAAGATTATTTAAGGGCTTTTGTTAATATATCATATTCGGATGCAGTATCAAAATATAAATTACCTCCGGACAATACAACCGATTCATGGTTTAAATTTACCACATTAACATCATCTATATCATATAATGGATTTTCTGATATACTTGATTACAATGTAAATTTATCTTATGTATTTGATTCTTTTGTAGACAGACCATATTATCAATATGGAAAACCTATTTCAGACTATCAATCACATGGCATATCTTTAAATGCTAATATTTCAAGAATGGACGAGCTTTTACCAAATACAATAACATTATATAATAAATTAACGCCTGAATATAGATATGATTTTTTAATGGAAGATAAAAACGCAGTAGAAACAAATTATAATTTCATACCTCAAAGACATTCTTTATCATTATTATATGAACCTCAATTATCATTTGGTTATTGGGATAATAATACACCGATATTTTCATTACTTCCAAGTATTAAATATGAATTTCAGCATGAAGATTTTGAAAATAACAGGAATAATAATTATTTAGCATATACTGTTGGATTTAACTTAAACTTTTATAAAGGATACAGTTTATATTTTTCATATTCTCATGATTATTCTGTACCTACATTCAATGATTTATTTTATAATAATTTTGGAAACCCAAATTTAAAACCTGAAGAGTACAATCAAATATATACTAAACTTACTTTAGAACCGATAACTAATTTAAAAATAGAAACATCTTATGCCTACACAGTATATACAAATAAAATAGTTTGGTATTCAACAATTCCTCAAAATGTAGACTCAGCTATCTCTCATATAGTTACGCCAAGTATAGAATATAGTATACCTTTTGCCCAGTATCATAAAATAAAAACAAAAATAGGTTATTCTTATCAGCTTGCATATATGGGTAAAGATAAACTGCCAAAAATAGGTTTGCCGGAGCATGTAGTTACTGCATTATTAGGTTATGACTTTGTACCAAAAAATAAAGTATTAAGTTCATTATCGTTAAATATTTACTATACCTACTCTACTCCAAGACCTTTATCTGAATATAAGCCTATATATTATTCAGAAGTTTTTCATGATTTCAATATATCATTCTATTCTATATGGTTTGAGCATTTGATATTTTCTATGCATTTTAAAAATATTTTAAATAGAACTCCTATTCTATCTACATACTCCATTGCTAAGCCATTTACTTGGGAATTTGAGATTGGATATAATTTTTAG
- a CDS encoding BMC domain-containing protein, producing the protein MKSIGMIELNSIARGILVTDHIGKAANVKILRSHSVCPGKYIVIFSGDVGAVESSKRAGVEIGGVSVINSFVIANIHETVIEAINGTLSDFPREAIGVIEYFSIASAIQGADDAAKASDVSLVNVRLGFAIGGKSYITLTGKVSAVEEAVKAGMRKAEDEGLIVDYCILPSPIDELYNSIL; encoded by the coding sequence ATGAAGTCTATAGGAATGATAGAATTAAATAGCATAGCTAGAGGTATATTAGTTACGGATCATATAGGTAAAGCTGCCAATGTTAAAATTTTAAGATCACACTCTGTATGTCCTGGAAAATATATTGTTATATTCAGCGGAGATGTGGGAGCTGTAGAATCATCTAAAAGAGCTGGTGTTGAAATAGGCGGCGTTTCAGTTATTAATTCTTTTGTTATAGCTAATATTCATGAAACTGTAATAGAGGCTATTAATGGTACTTTATCTGATTTTCCTAGAGAGGCTATTGGTGTTATAGAATATTTTTCTATAGCTTCAGCCATACAGGGTGCTGATGATGCTGCTAAGGCTAGTGATGTTTCTCTTGTTAATGTAAGGCTTGGTTTTGCTATAGGAGGAAAATCTTATATTACTTTGACAGGTAAGGTAAGTGCTGTTGAAGAAGCTGTTAAAGCTGGAATGAGAAAAGCTGAAGATGAAGGTCTCATAGTTGATTATTGTATATTGCCTTCGCCTATAGATGAATTATATAATTCTATTTTATAA
- a CDS encoding ankyrin repeat domain-containing protein: MKNIILIPLMIIALTFISFNKLYPLNQDEETFLDAAIFGDEDVIEKIIAKNINVNIQDDVGNTALILACMEGHVKVVELLIKANADKSIVNKHGNDALYYAKMNNYNNIIKLLE, from the coding sequence ATGAAAAATATTATACTCATACCATTAATGATTATTGCTTTGACTTTTATATCATTTAATAAACTTTATCCATTGAATCAAGATGAAGAAACATTTTTAGATGCCGCAATATTCGGAGATGAAGATGTTATAGAAAAAATAATTGCTAAAAATATTAATGTTAATATACAAGATGATGTAGGAAATACTGCTCTTATATTAGCATGTATGGAAGGGCATGTAAAAGTTGTAGAACTGTTAATAAAAGCAAATGCAGATAAATCTATAGTAAATAAACATGGAAATGATGCACTATATTATGCTAAGATGAACAATTATAATAATATAATAAAACTTTTAGAATAA
- a CDS encoding CASTOR/POLLUX-related putative ion channel produces the protein MLKDISNYIKYRIDRMLNKGLFYQLMLLVFAIIILLLIVSIFIIVFFQYPPKDAFWDSLMQFIDTGNISSVEGNTGIVITFLMVTFVGVCGWGSLIAMINKALQDRINNLSKGNAFIMEKNHAIILGYGEEALTIIEEFIKAKVKTIVILSEHNVDVIRKRVSFIKGYKKTNIIIREGTTSRIENIKLLNISKSSSISIINNDDTESLNILLALKKIIEEIEENKIENKINICVLVHEEDTIEIIKSIENKNFVIHVIYKYEILYKLIAQSIIYTGLSNVYEDLFSNDGNVFYIENDHDFDNWKFEDAASKYFDKGMILLGITKEDKSQILIPNYDYIIKKENRLIILSKNNYDNTIKEYPDIKPNIIKYKNNILLICEEKKYNEIIKEISEYIENNNITMLSYDLIKSQKNKYKFMLEKLKKENTTKIVLISEDNITDVKSINILLIIREIIKKEKLNIAILSLLNSIQKRNLIYSDDVRDFIVSGKLIGMLMAQASISSNILYIFYGLLSRNGKDIIMSPYSDYFNESRTFKDVYFTLLKKKIILIGIKRYNDIILNPNSECMLDNKDEIVIITNYILEEENEELIF, from the coding sequence ATGTTAAAAGATATATCTAATTATATAAAATATAGAATTGACAGAATGCTTAATAAAGGGCTTTTCTATCAATTAATGCTTTTAGTATTCGCAATTATAATTCTGCTTTTAATAGTATCAATATTTATAATAGTATTTTTTCAGTATCCGCCTAAAGATGCATTTTGGGATAGTTTGATGCAGTTTATAGATACTGGAAATATATCATCTGTTGAAGGAAATACCGGTATTGTTATAACTTTTTTAATGGTAACTTTTGTAGGGGTATGTGGTTGGGGTTCTCTTATAGCTATGATTAATAAGGCTTTGCAAGATAGAATAAATAATCTAAGCAAAGGCAATGCATTTATAATGGAAAAAAATCATGCCATTATTTTAGGATACGGTGAAGAAGCTCTCACTATAATAGAAGAATTCATTAAAGCCAAAGTAAAAACTATTGTAATATTATCTGAACATAATGTTGATGTAATAAGAAAAAGAGTTTCATTTATAAAAGGATATAAAAAAACTAATATAATAATAAGAGAAGGAACTACAAGCAGAATAGAAAATATAAAACTATTAAATATATCAAAATCATCAAGCATATCAATAATTAATAATGATGATACAGAATCACTAAATATATTATTAGCTCTAAAAAAGATTATAGAAGAAATTGAAGAAAATAAAATTGAAAACAAAATTAATATATGTGTATTAGTTCATGAAGAGGATACTATTGAAATAATAAAATCTATTGAAAATAAAAACTTTGTTATTCATGTAATTTATAAATATGAAATTCTTTATAAACTTATAGCACAAAGCATAATTTATACAGGACTAAGCAATGTTTATGAGGATTTATTTTCTAATGACGGAAATGTCTTTTATATAGAAAATGATCATGATTTTGATAATTGGAAATTTGAAGATGCTGCTTCAAAATATTTTGATAAGGGCATGATATTACTTGGAATAACAAAGGAAGATAAAAGTCAAATTTTAATACCTAATTATGATTATATAATAAAAAAAGAAAACAGACTAATAATATTATCAAAAAACAATTATGATAATACTATAAAAGAATATCCTGATATAAAACCTAATATTATTAAATATAAAAACAATATTCTATTAATATGTGAAGAAAAAAAATATAATGAAATAATAAAAGAAATTTCAGAATATATAGAAAATAATAATATCACTATGTTAAGTTATGATTTGATAAAATCTCAAAAGAACAAATATAAATTCATGCTAGAAAAACTAAAAAAAGAAAATACAACAAAAATAGTATTAATATCAGAGGATAATATCACAGATGTAAAAAGTATTAATATACTTTTAATAATAAGAGAAATAATAAAAAAAGAAAAATTAAATATAGCAATATTATCATTATTAAATTCTATACAAAAGAGAAATTTAATATATTCAGATGATGTAAGAGACTTTATAGTAAGCGGTAAACTTATAGGTATGCTTATGGCTCAGGCTTCTATAAGTTCAAATATACTATATATTTTCTATGGTCTTCTAAGCAGAAATGGAAAAGATATCATAATGTCTCCATATTCTGATTATTTCAATGAATCAAGAACTTTTAAAGATGTATATTTTACTCTATTAAAGAAAAAGATAATCTTAATAGGTATTAAAAGATACAATGATATTATTTTAAATCCTAATTCCGAATGTATGCTTGATAATAAAGATGAAATTGTAATTATAACAAACTATATATTAGAAGAAGAAAATGAAGAATTAATTTTTTAA